GTGTTCACTACCAGTATTGATATAATAACTAAAAATCTTTTCATGATGTAAATATAAAAAAAAACTCACCATACAAATTGGTGAGTTTCATTAAGCGTTAAGCCGCCTTGTGCTGTAGTTTTTTCCTGTAGTAGAGGAGTATTATAAATGCTGCGATCATTAATACATATACATACAGATCAATGGGTGAAGCCGGTGTACCAGGTCCAACCGCACCACCTCCACCGCCCGGTGGCGCCTGTGGAGTCATAGGAGGTGCAGGGATTTCTTCAGCCTTGCCTACTATCCCGACCATTAGAAACAGCAGCAGAATAAAATTGGTAAATATTTTCATAATTTGTGTATTTATCTAATGATTTTAGTACTGATTTTAGCTCCGGTTTCAGAAACAGCGGTTACGATGTACGCGGAATTACCTTTCGTAAGATTCAATATAAAATCGCGATCTGCTGGAACATTATTTTCGGAAATTATTAATTTGCCAGATATATCGAACACCTGTACCTGCGCCCGCTTCCACTGTGGATCAAAGCGAACGACGAACTGGTCTGCCGGCGGATTATACACCACCATGGTACGCGAGGGCTTTACGGCCACATCTGTTGAAAGCGCTTTATCGGGTTGCCCATAGTAAAGATTATACTGATCACTTGTCACAGGAATCTCCTGATTTTGGGCGATTTGTTTTACTTCGCCATCAGGTGCCTGATAATAGAATCCTGTCCCGCTGGAAAGTTGTGTTGCTCTATCATTCACCAATTGTGCATTCTCCCGTATTTCAAATTTTAAAGCTTTGATATCTTCATTGTATAACGCTAATGGTATTGCTTTCCCTTTAAAATCTACTTCATTGGCTTCATTTATATAAAGCCAGTACATGTTTTTGAAGTTGGGATCTACACCTCCGTTCACCGGATGCTCTTCGTAAGTGCCAATAATATTTGCACTTCCCAAAGTAGATTGTACTGTTGGAGTAGCTGAATTGCCACTTACGGCATCAGGATAAACGACATAATAGGTACGTGCCATTTCCTGGCCTTTCTCATCAAGGGCTATAACTCCCAATTGTTTCACACTGTTGGAAACATTACGAGCTGCTGTAACACTGTACGGCGTACCCGTAACTCTCGGTGTATAATTAAATCTTCTTAATGTATCAAAATTAAGGGTACGGTTTTGCCCACTTTGAGGGTTGTTATTTCTCATTTTAACGACAAAAGTCTGCATCGGTCTGATGATAACCCCTACATCGCCTACGGGTGCAGCACCATTTGTAAAGTTAATTACTTGGGCATTCCTTGAAAATGTACCGCTTACCAAACTTGTCTCTACAGTACCAGGATCAACACGTATTCCCTGGATATCAGTCAGGGCATTACCATCGCCGTTGGTATCATTAACCCCAATCATCCCTAGATCCAGATTTGTAAGAAATGGATTACCGAACTGATAAATATTCTTGCCAAATGTAGCTATAGACCAAGGACTAGCTGGGTTTGTAGCATAATCCCACTGATCCTGTAGATATGTATTGTACCTTTCATTATAGTAATTCCTGTTATTTCCACCAGAACCAAAATCTACGGCACTGCCCGCATTCTGTAATACCTCAGAAATCCCTTCAGCAACAGGAACGCCCCGCAGGGTATACACAGTACCGTTAGCTACAGGCGCATTAGCCGGCATACTTGCTGGCGGATTAGCGGTATCCAACCCATAGGACCCCAGCATATAGTAGGTATTACCTTTGGTTGTAGAAGAAGATACTGGTAAATTATCAGACACAACCGCCGTATTGTTAAATACCAAAACTTCATTATGGGAGTATCGGGTATTGGTAAAAGTTTTACCGAATGTCCCTATCGCATTTGGTGCGCCAGAAAGACTTGAAATCGTCTTATTACTAAATGGCAGTGCAATCTGTTGATAAGTGCCATGTCTTGCAGCACGATATTCTTTGTCTACCACCCCGACAATATTAGCCTGCGAAAAGCCCTGAAGGTATAACTGGCCATAGGTTGAAGGGTTAGTTGCATTTGCATAATCACCCGGTCGGTTCATTCGGAGGATAAAGTTACCGCCCGTAGTTCTATTAGTTCCATCAGCATTTAATGTTCTAAATACATCAGTGGTGCCGTTACCGACAACCATTACATTTCCTCGTACTTCGTAGATGGCATCCCCTTGTGTTTGTAAACCACCACCATTATACACCAAAGCATTTTCGCCAACGAAAAATCTGGTATTAGGGCTTACATGGAAGAGGACCTGGGCTGATGAAGTAAAACTTGCCGCTAAAAGCGACAGCGTAAGTATATTTTTTCTCATCGTATATGGTTTTGTGTCAATTGGATATGCAAATATCGTACAAAGGTATTTCTTTTTCTAAAAAAACTCAAAATAAATAGTCGTAAATATTAGAAAATGACATTGTTAGCATCCAGAGTCAGCTCATCATACTGATCGATATCAAACATATAATTTTCCAGAACTTTCTCGGTAGTCCCGCGCAGTCCGCGGGCACCAAGCCCTTTGTCCATCGTTTCTTCTACAATTCTTTCAATGGCCTCATCTGTAAAGGTAAGCGTAACACCATCCATTTTAAACAGTTCTACAAACTGATTTACGATAGAGTTTTTAGGCTCCTTCATGATTCTCACCATGGTATCTTTGGTAAGTTTATCCAGATAAGTGACGATAGGGAAACGCCCAAGCAACTCTGGGATCAGACCGAATTTACGCAGGTCTATCGCGTTAAGTTGGCTCAGGATGTAAGCGTCATCTTCTGTTTTGTTTAACTTTTCAGCACTGAAGCCAATAGCCTGCTTGTTCAGTCTTCTTTCAATGATTTCCTTGATGCCATCGAAAGCACCGCCAGCGATAAAGAGGATGTTTTGGGTATTTACCTGAATATATTTTTGATCCGGATGCTTTCTACCACCTTGTGGCGGCACATTTACGATACTGCCTTCCAAAAGTTTTAACAATCCCTGCTGTACGCCTTCACCGGATACATCGCGGGTGATACTTGGGTTGTCGGACTTCCGGGCGATTTTATCAATCTCATCGATGAAAACAATGCCTTTCTCGGCTTTGTCCACATCGTAATCAGCCACCATCAGAAGCCTGGACAGAATGCTTTCCACATCTTCCCCTACATAGCCGGCTTCGGTTAGGATCGTAGCGTCAACGATGCAAAAGGGCACATTCAGTTCGCGGGCAATGGTTTTGGCCAGCAATGTTTTCCCAGTACCGGTTTCGCCGATCA
This DNA window, taken from Chryseobacterium sp. 6424, encodes the following:
- a CDS encoding signal peptidase, which translates into the protein MKIFTNFILLLFLMVGIVGKAEEIPAPPMTPQAPPGGGGGAVGPGTPASPIDLYVYVLMIAAFIILLYYRKKLQHKAA
- a CDS encoding T9SS type A sorting domain-containing protein → MRKNILTLSLLAASFTSSAQVLFHVSPNTRFFVGENALVYNGGGLQTQGDAIYEVRGNVMVVGNGTTDVFRTLNADGTNRTTGGNFILRMNRPGDYANATNPSTYGQLYLQGFSQANIVGVVDKEYRAARHGTYQQIALPFSNKTISSLSGAPNAIGTFGKTFTNTRYSHNEVLVFNNTAVVSDNLPVSSSTTKGNTYYMLGSYGLDTANPPASMPANAPVANGTVYTLRGVPVAEGISEVLQNAGSAVDFGSGGNNRNYYNERYNTYLQDQWDYATNPASPWSIATFGKNIYQFGNPFLTNLDLGMIGVNDTNGDGNALTDIQGIRVDPGTVETSLVSGTFSRNAQVINFTNGAAPVGDVGVIIRPMQTFVVKMRNNNPQSGQNRTLNFDTLRRFNYTPRVTGTPYSVTAARNVSNSVKQLGVIALDEKGQEMARTYYVVYPDAVSGNSATPTVQSTLGSANIIGTYEEHPVNGGVDPNFKNMYWLYINEANEVDFKGKAIPLALYNEDIKALKFEIRENAQLVNDRATQLSSGTGFYYQAPDGEVKQIAQNQEIPVTSDQYNLYYGQPDKALSTDVAVKPSRTMVVYNPPADQFVVRFDPQWKRAQVQVFDISGKLIISENNVPADRDFILNLTKGNSAYIVTAVSETGAKISTKIIR
- the clpX gene encoding ATP-dependent Clp protease ATP-binding subunit ClpX, yielding MNPNQCSFCGKKRNEVELLISGNEGFICENCIEQAHAIIKENISGSSFLAAESMAELKKPKEIKTYLDQYVIGQDQAKKQLSIAVYNHYKRLLHAQDEKREVEIEKSNIIMIGETGTGKTLLAKTIARELNVPFCIVDATILTEAGYVGEDVESILSRLLMVADYDVDKAEKGIVFIDEIDKIARKSDNPSITRDVSGEGVQQGLLKLLEGSIVNVPPQGGRKHPDQKYIQVNTQNILFIAGGAFDGIKEIIERRLNKQAIGFSAEKLNKTEDDAYILSQLNAIDLRKFGLIPELLGRFPIVTYLDKLTKDTMVRIMKEPKNSIVNQFVELFKMDGVTLTFTDEAIERIVEETMDKGLGARGLRGTTEKVLENYMFDIDQYDELTLDANNVIF